The following are from one region of the Candidatus Nealsonbacteria bacterium CG07_land_8_20_14_0_80_39_13 genome:
- a CDS encoding metal-dependent hydrolase, whose protein sequence is MQYLGHSSFLIGDLLIDPFSEGEFYFKDEQEDAKCKIICISHDTHLEEVFELARINDAVIVAVEQIAKIALTNGLKSEEMNIGGWIRIRNWKIKMVEAVHSSGTGHSVGFILEDMDSNTKIYHSGNTGLFGDMKLIGEEDIDIAMLPIGDRYTMGIKDALRAVDFIKPKVVVPMHYNTFPAIGADPEGFAKMCHAKVEIFNIGEIKNYSVGKKSFVPFTGKDNLA, encoded by the coding sequence ATTCAATACCTCGGACATTCATCATTTCTAATAGGTGATTTATTGATAGACCCTTTCTCGGAAGGAGAATTTTACTTTAAAGATGAACAGGAGGATGCAAAATGTAAAATTATCTGCATTTCTCATGACACTCATTTGGAAGAGGTTTTTGAATTGGCGAGGATCAATGACGCTGTAATTGTGGCCGTAGAACAGATCGCTAAAATAGCTTTAACTAATGGATTAAAATCAGAAGAAATGAATATAGGGGGATGGATAAGAATAAGAAATTGGAAAATAAAAATGGTGGAGGCTGTTCATTCTTCAGGGACAGGGCATTCAGTCGGATTTATACTGGAGGATATGGATTCAAACACAAAGATTTATCATTCCGGCAATACCGGTTTGTTTGGGGATATGAAATTAATCGGAGAAGAGGATATTGATATCGCTATGCTTCCGATAGGAGACAGATATACGATGGGGATAAAAGACGCTTTAAGGGCAGTCGATTTTATTAAGCCGAAAGTTGTGGTTCCTATGCATTACAATACATTTCCCGCTATCGGAGCTGACCCGGAAGGTTTTGCTAAAATGTGCCACGCTAAAGTTGAGATTTTTAACATCGGAGAAATAAAAAATTATAGCGTAGGTAAAAAATCGTTCGTCCCTTTTACAGGAAAAGACAACCTCGCCTAA
- a CDS encoding transcription elongation factor GreA, with protein MTKYLTKEGLEKLKKELDYLKNIKRKEVSAAIKYAADFGDLKENAAYDEAKDAQGFVEGKILELERAVAQAHVIEAINNGKIQIGSIVSIRSGEREDRFHIVGQEESDIMQGKISYQSPLGSALMGKTEGEKVIIKIAENKTEYKIIKVE; from the coding sequence ATGACTAAATATCTGACCAAAGAGGGTTTGGAAAAATTAAAAAAGGAATTGGATTATCTGAAAAACATTAAAAGAAAAGAAGTGTCCGCGGCCATTAAATATGCCGCTGATTTTGGCGACTTAAAAGAGAACGCCGCTTATGACGAAGCTAAAGACGCTCAAGGATTTGTGGAGGGCAAAATTTTGGAACTGGAGAGAGCCGTCGCCCAAGCCCATGTTATTGAAGCGATAAATAACGGCAAAATTCAAATAGGCTCAATTGTTTCAATCCGTTCTGGAGAAAGAGAAGATAGATTTCATATTGTCGGCCAGGAAGAATCGGATATTATGCAGGGGAAAATTTCGTATCAATCTCCTCTGGGGTCAGCTCTTATGGGCAAGACTGAAGGAGAAAAGGTTATCATTAAAATTGCGGAAAACAAGACTGAATATAAAATAATTAAAGTTGAATAA
- a CDS encoding peptide chain release factor 2, producing MRTVFDVEKKKNMIIEMEKETLSPNFWERREDAVRISQELSQLKEDVAEMNCLKEDFEIIRDLGEELELEKLEKRIKEKEKMLFLSGKYDKGNAFLTIYSGAGGQDAQDWVAILLRMYEKYCSRKNFKVKILDQAFGEGGGPEGRIGVKQVSLEIIGPYAYGLLRGEMGVHRLVRISPFSSKSLRHTSFTLVEVLPEVKEAGDMIVPPDDLRVDLYRSSGPGGQNVNKRETAVRITHLPTGIVVACQSERLQGSNKQKALEILYSKLYELNKDNKKKEMSEIKGGRISAEWGSQIRSYVVHPYKMVKDLRTDVETSDVDKILDGGLDDFIEAELKLPARNAEYSDAGGKS from the coding sequence TTGAGGACTGTCTTTGACGTTGAGAAAAAGAAAAACATGATAATTGAGATGGAAAAAGAAACCCTGTCTCCTAATTTTTGGGAGAGAAGGGAGGACGCAGTCAGGATCAGTCAGGAATTATCCCAGTTGAAAGAGGATGTGGCGGAAATGAATTGCCTGAAAGAGGATTTTGAGATAATAAGGGACTTAGGCGAAGAATTAGAGCTGGAAAAATTGGAAAAGAGAATAAAAGAAAAAGAAAAAATGCTTTTTCTTTCCGGAAAGTATGACAAGGGCAACGCCTTCCTGACTATTTATTCCGGGGCAGGCGGACAGGATGCGCAGGATTGGGTGGCTATTCTGTTGAGAATGTATGAAAAATATTGTTCCCGCAAGAATTTTAAAGTAAAGATTTTGGATCAGGCCTTCGGAGAAGGAGGCGGGCCGGAAGGAAGAATTGGAGTAAAGCAAGTTTCTTTAGAAATTATCGGTCCATACGCCTACGGTCTTTTAAGAGGAGAAATGGGAGTTCATAGGTTGGTCAGGATTTCTCCTTTTTCTTCTAAATCTTTAAGGCACACCTCATTTACTTTAGTGGAGGTTTTGCCCGAAGTGAAGGAAGCGGGAGATATGATTGTTCCTCCGGATGATTTGAGAGTTGATCTTTATCGTTCTTCAGGGCCGGGCGGGCAGAATGTCAATAAAAGAGAGACAGCAGTCAGAATAACTCATTTGCCGACAGGAATTGTTGTCGCCTGCCAATCAGAAAGGTTGCAGGGTTCAAACAAACAGAAAGCGCTGGAAATTCTTTATTCAAAACTTTATGAATTGAATAAAGATAACAAAAAAAAGGAGATGTCTGAAATAAAGGGAGGAAGGATTTCAGCTGAATGGGGAAGCCAGATAAGATCTTATGTCGTTCATCCTTATAAAATGGTAAAAGATTTAAGGACGGATGTTGAGACTTCCGATGTGGATAAAATTTTAGACGGGGGACTTGATGATTTCATTGAAGCGGAACTTAAATTACCTGCCCGCAATGCTGAATATAGCGATGCAGGCGGGAAAAGCTAA
- a CDS encoding cell division ATP-binding protein FtsE, with amino-acid sequence MITFESVTKVYSSKKCKEPMKALDNVSFEIKPKEFVSIVGRSGSGKTTLLKIILAEEKPTEGAVFFEGCNIHKLKMKGLPFYRRKIGAIFQDYKLLCSKTVYENIAFVMQVTGAGDVEIKKDVPKVLEIVGLAEKSNNYPAELSGGEKQRVAIARALIHRPEVILADEPTGNLDPYNVLEIINLLVKIQEMGTTVILASHNKDVVNSIGKRVITLEKGKIIRDEENGRFIL; translated from the coding sequence ATGATAACATTTGAATCAGTAACAAAAGTTTATTCTTCTAAAAAATGCAAGGAGCCGATGAAGGCTTTGGACAATGTTTCTTTTGAGATAAAACCTAAGGAATTTGTTTCCATCGTCGGCAGGTCGGGTTCAGGGAAGACAACTTTATTGAAAATTATTCTGGCCGAGGAGAAGCCGACAGAGGGGGCGGTTTTTTTTGAAGGTTGCAATATCCATAAGCTGAAAATGAAAGGCCTTCCTTTCTATAGGAGAAAGATAGGCGCTATTTTTCAGGATTACAAGCTCCTTTGCTCTAAAACGGTTTATGAAAATATCGCTTTCGTGATGCAGGTTACCGGAGCCGGCGACGTGGAAATAAAAAAAGACGTTCCTAAGGTTTTGGAAATAGTCGGCTTAGCGGAAAAGTCCAACAACTATCCGGCTGAACTTTCCGGAGGAGAGAAGCAAAGAGTGGCCATTGCCAGAGCCTTGATTCATCGTCCGGAGGTAATTCTGGCCGATGAGCCGACCGGCAATTTAGACCCTTACAATGTCTTGGAAATTATCAATCTTTTAGTTAAGATTCAGGAGATGGGTACGACCGTTATTTTAGCCTCTCATAATAAAGATGTAGTTAATTCCATCGGGAAAAGGGTTATTACTTTAGAAAAAGGAAAAATAATAAGAGACGAAGAAAACGGAAGATTCATTCTATAA
- the pyk gene encoding pyruvate kinase, whose protein sequence is MKKTKIIATIGPVSESPKDIAALIKAGVNVFRFNMKHSTVEWHNEKIKIVQEISDSLEIPVGIMIDLQGPEVRIFTKNKEAVIFKKNESLIFGKSFSSPEIKIVIPHSNILKMLKPKDLFSIDNGFFEFEVIEKKNGFLYARALGDGIIKNRKGVNFPGKKTGLPSLINDDLKKLDMAARVKIDFIALSFCRTKEDVEFLRKEMKKRKITAQIVAKIENKEALNNIEEIIESADAIMIARGDLGVEIPIEQIAYWQKSIISKCREKRKPVIVATQMLMSMIDNPSPSRAEATDVANAVFNGTDAVMLSEETAAGKYPIKTIETMSRILDFNEKECPSLRLAPKPNSFVELISEAGMEIIENHKDFNITKALVFTSTGYSVRALSSLRPSIPVIAITNNKKTAEFSALLYGVTSFFVKFPTGAFRSPLPILNELKKQGLVKVGENVLIIHGGNWKRIEINNSLAIAKIN, encoded by the coding sequence ATGAAAAAGACGAAAATTATTGCTACAATAGGGCCAGTTTCGGAAAGCCCTAAAGACATAGCCGCTCTTATAAAAGCCGGCGTGAATGTTTTTCGCTTCAATATGAAACATTCTACCGTTGAATGGCATAATGAAAAAATAAAAATAGTCCAAGAGATATCAGATTCTCTGGAAATCCCTGTCGGCATCATGATAGACCTCCAGGGACCTGAAGTCAGAATTTTCACAAAAAACAAAGAGGCTGTAATTTTCAAAAAAAACGAGTCCTTAATTTTCGGGAAATCTTTTTCCTCTCCGGAAATAAAAATAGTCATTCCCCACTCCAATATTTTAAAAATGCTGAAACCGAAAGACCTTTTCTCAATAGATAATGGGTTTTTTGAATTTGAAGTGATTGAAAAGAAAAACGGATTTTTATACGCCCGAGCCCTCGGAGACGGAATTATAAAAAACAGGAAAGGCGTCAATTTCCCCGGGAAAAAGACAGGCTTGCCTTCCCTTATCAACGACGACCTGAAAAAACTGGATATGGCGGCCAGAGTTAAAATTGACTTTATCGCCCTTTCTTTCTGCAGAACAAAGGAGGACGTTGAATTCCTAAGGAAGGAAATGAAGAAAAGAAAAATAACAGCTCAAATCGTCGCTAAAATAGAAAATAAAGAAGCTCTGAACAATATAGAAGAAATCATTGAATCGGCTGACGCAATAATGATAGCCAGAGGAGACCTCGGAGTTGAGATACCAATTGAGCAGATCGCTTACTGGCAAAAATCCATCATTTCCAAATGCCGGGAAAAAAGAAAACCGGTTATCGTCGCCACCCAAATGCTTATGTCAATGATTGATAATCCCAGCCCGTCAAGAGCGGAGGCGACGGATGTCGCCAATGCTGTTTTCAACGGCACCGACGCAGTAATGCTTTCCGAAGAAACCGCCGCCGGAAAATATCCGATCAAGACAATTGAGACAATGTCCCGAATATTGGATTTCAATGAAAAAGAATGCCCCTCTTTAAGATTAGCTCCTAAGCCCAACAGCTTTGTGGAATTGATTTCTGAAGCAGGCATGGAAATAATTGAAAATCATAAAGACTTCAATATAACGAAAGCTCTTGTTTTCACTTCCACCGGGTATTCAGTCAGAGCCCTATCCAGCTTAAGGCCAAGCATACCGGTGATTGCCATAACCAACAATAAAAAAACCGCCGAGTTTTCAGCTTTGCTGTATGGAGTAACAAGTTTTTTTGTAAAATTTCCAACAGGAGCTTTCAGAAGCCCGCTCCCCATCCTAAATGAATTAAAAAAACAAGGATTGGTTAAAGTCGGAGAGAATGTTCTGATAATTCACGGAGGCAACTGGAAAAGAATAGAGATTAATAACTCCCTGGCCATCGCCAAAATCAACTAA
- a CDS encoding AAA family ATPase produces the protein MEPLASKIRPKNLSEFVGQKHLTGEGKPLNVAIKNKHLFSFILWGPPGVGKTTLAKIYANALDACLYELSAVSAGKADIRKIISEDTGDKPKILFLDEIHRFNKAQQDFLLPFVETGKITLVGATTENPSFEVISALLSRCRVFVLNELSKEEMAGIIKMTGFKLNKEAEEWLIAMANGDARQAITMLENASELYGKITKETLKDTLQSKFLRYDKQGEEHHNTISAFIKSMRAGQPDAALYYLARMITSGEDPKFIARRMVIFASEDIGLVQPTALVVANAVFRAVEIIGLPECGINLATGVVYLSTCKKDRSAYDAYLLAMEDAEAYGNLPVPLKIRNAPTKLMKNLDYGKGYEPYSKEDFLPDEIKGKKYFLPKA, from the coding sequence ATGGAGCCGTTGGCGTCTAAAATAAGGCCGAAAAATTTAAGCGAATTTGTCGGCCAAAAACATCTGACAGGAGAGGGAAAGCCCCTCAATGTTGCTATTAAAAACAAGCATCTGTTTTCTTTTATTCTTTGGGGCCCGCCGGGAGTGGGAAAAACAACTTTGGCGAAAATATACGCTAACGCTTTAGACGCCTGCCTTTACGAACTTTCTGCCGTTTCAGCCGGAAAAGCTGATATAAGAAAAATAATCAGCGAAGATACAGGAGATAAGCCGAAGATATTATTTCTTGATGAAATCCATCGTTTTAATAAAGCCCAGCAAGATTTTCTTTTACCTTTCGTTGAAACGGGGAAAATTACTTTAGTTGGCGCGACTACGGAGAATCCGAGTTTTGAAGTTATCTCCGCCTTGCTTTCCCGTTGCCGGGTTTTTGTTTTAAACGAACTTTCAAAAGAGGAAATGGCAGGAATAATTAAAATGACCGGTTTTAAGCTTAATAAGGAAGCTGAAGAATGGTTGATAGCTATGGCTAATGGCGACGCTCGGCAGGCGATTACGATGCTGGAAAATGCCTCTGAATTATATGGGAAGATTACAAAGGAAACGTTGAAAGACACTCTTCAGTCAAAATTTTTACGTTACGACAAACAGGGAGAAGAACATCATAATACCATCAGCGCTTTTATTAAAAGCATGAGGGCCGGACAGCCTGATGCCGCCTTGTATTATCTGGCCAGAATGATAACTTCCGGCGAAGACCCTAAATTTATCGCCAGAAGAATGGTTATTTTTGCCAGTGAAGATATCGGCTTGGTTCAGCCGACGGCTTTAGTGGTGGCCAATGCGGTTTTTCGGGCAGTGGAAATAATCGGCCTGCCGGAATGCGGAATAAATTTAGCCACAGGGGTTGTTTATTTGTCCACCTGTAAAAAAGACAGAAGCGCTTACGACGCTTATCTTTTGGCGATGGAAGATGCGGAGGCCTACGGGAATCTTCCGGTTCCTTTGAAGATAAGAAATGCTCCGACAAAGCTGATGAAGAATTTGGATTATGGCAAGGGTTATGAGCCGTATTCAAAAGAAGATTTCTTGCCCGACGAGATCAAAGGCAAAAAATATTTCCTCCCTAAGGCTTGA